A genomic segment from Glycine soja cultivar W05 chromosome 20, ASM419377v2, whole genome shotgun sequence encodes:
- the LOC114401577 gene encoding probable N-acetyl-gamma-glutamyl-phosphate reductase, chloroplastic yields the protein MSAISFSSIHFHTWKNPKGFGKVRKQPHGKLLVKCSSQSGNPSSSQNAVRVGVVGASGYTGSEVLRLLANHPQFGIALMTADRKAGQPISSVFPHLSTWDLPDLISIKDANFSDVDAVFCCLPHGTTQEIIKGLPKHLKIVDLSADFRLKDLSEYEEWYGQPHRAPDLQKEAIYGLTEVLREEIQNARLVANPGCYPTSVQLPLVPLIKASLIELKNIIIDAKSGVSGAGRSAKENLLFTEVTEGLNSYGVTRHRHVPEIEQGLADASGSKVTVSFTPHLIPMSRGMQSTIYVEMAPGVRIEDLYQQLKLSYEDEEFVVVLENGAIPRTHSVKGTNYCLINVFPDRIPGRAIIISVIDNLVKGASGQALQNLNLLMGFPENLGLHYLPLFP from the exons ATGAGCGCCATCTCTTTCAGTTCCATCCATTTTCACACTTGGAAAAACCCCAag GGGTTTGGAAAGGTGAGAAAACAACCACATGGGAAGCTACTTGTAAAGTGTTCCAGCCAGAGTGGGAACCCATCTTCTTCGCAAAATGCGGTTCGTGTTGGTGTTGTTGGAGCTAGTGGCTACACTGGTTCTGAG GTTCTGCGACTCTTGGCAAATCATCCACAGTTTGGGATTGCACTGATGACTGCGGATAGGAAAGCTGGGCAGCCAATCTCTTCTGTGTTCCCACATTTGAGCACTTGG GACTTGCCAGATTTGATTTCAATAAAGGATGCAAACTTTTCTGATGTGGATGCTGTATTCTGTTGTTTGCCTCATGGAACTACTCAG GAAATTATTAAAGGCCTACCAAAGCACCTGAAGATTGTTGATCTTTCTGCA GATTTTCGTCTAAAAGATCTTTCTGAGTATGAAGAATGGTATGGTCAGCCGCATAGAGCACCAGATTTACAG AAAGAAGCTATATACGGATTGACAGAGGTTTTAAGGGAGGAAATACAGAATGCTCGTCTAGTTGCTAATCCTGGTTGTTATCCAACTTCTGTTCAACTTCCTCTTGTCCCATTGATAAAG GCTAGTCTTATTGagcttaaaaatattatcattgatGCTAAATCTGGTGTGAGTGGAGCAG GACGCAGTGCCAAAGAAAATTTATTGTTCACTGAAGTAACTGAAGGTCTCAATTCTTATGGTGTTACCCGGCATCGCCATG TTCCTGAAATTGAACAGGGACTTGCTGATGCTTCAGGTTCAAAAGTAACTGTTAGTTTTACACCACACCTAATTCCAATG AGCCGTGGTATGCAATCAACTATTTATGTGGAAATGGCTCCAGGAGTGAGAATTGAGGACCTGTACCAGCAACTGAAGCTCTCATATGag GACGAAgaatttgttgttgtgttggaaAATGGAGCCATTCCTCGAACTCACAGCGTTAAAGGGACTAATTACTGTTTAATCAATGTTTTTCCAGACCGAATTCCTGGAAGAGCAATCATTATATCTGtt ATTGATAATTTAGTGAAGGGAGCTTCAGGTCAAGCTTTACAAAACCTTAATTTGTTAATGGGATTTCCAGAAAATTTGGGACTTCATTACCTGCCTCTTTTTCCTTAG
- the LOC114401674 gene encoding uncharacterized protein LOC114401674: MSHLLSAATTFSRFQLLTLNNTFTTQPPFLGFKGTSCFFEKHSCCLSVKPFCASQKRGANIFCSMNMSAQQSDDHGKMKLDQLIDKVQKLWDSSPEPVKKFPHNKALDNFIQLILDLILVVVKYLAVPVFAVTSLSEMSYCAHERKLVFVPLPVLFGVAVAGILKETALQLSPRLRDSEVPWHLIAIAIFFTLIKLPGPYYPYWVRIIIPHFANGVLLRTLLFAILWYRRPKALKMLGSS, translated from the exons atGTCTCACCTTCTATCTGCTGCTACTACTTTTTCTCGTTTCCAACTCTTGACCCTCAACAACACATTCACAACCCAACCTCCCTTTCTCGGATTCAAG GGTACATCATGTTTTTTTGAGAAGCACAGTTGCTGCTTGAGTGTTAAACCATTTTGTGCATCCCAGAAGAGAGGGGCCAATATCTTCTGTTCTATGAATATGTCAGCACAGCAATCAGATGATCATGGGAAAATGAAGCTGGACCAATTAATAGACAAAGTGCAAAAGCTTTGGGACAGTTCTCCTGAGCCGGTGAAGAAATTCCCGCATAACAAGGCTTTAGACAACTTCATTCAACTTATTCTTGATCTTATTTTGGTTGTTGTCAAATACCTAGCTGTACCTGTATTCGCAGTTACCTCCCTCAGTGAAATGTCGTACTGTGCACATGAAAGGAAGCTAGTCTTTGTTCCTCTTCCGGTTCTCTTTGGAGTTGCTGTGGCTGGGATCCTTAAAGAGACTGCCCTTCAGTTATCTCCACGTCTAAGG GATTCAGAAGTTCCATGGCATTTAATTGCCATTGCAATTTTCTTCACATTGATCAAATTGCCTGGACCATATTACCCTTACTGGGTACGTATAATAATTCCTCATTTTGCAAATGGGGTTCTGTTGAGGACTCTATTGTTTGCAATATTGTGGTATAGAAGACCTAAAGCATTGAAGATGTTGGGTTCTAGTTAG
- the LOC114403492 gene encoding serine/threonine-protein kinase SRK2E: MDRSAMTVGPGMDMPIMHDSDRYELVRDIGSGNFGVARLMRDKHTEELVAVKYIERGDKIDENVRREIINHRSLRHPNIVRFKEVILTPTHLAIVMEYASGGELFERICNAGRFSEDEARFFFQQLISGVSYCHAMQVCHRDLKLENTLLDGSPAPRLKICDFGYSKSSVLHSQPKSTVGTPAYIAPEVLLKKEYDGKIADVWSCGVTLYVMLVGAYPFEDPEEPKNFRKTIHRILKVQYSIPDYVHISPECRHLISRIFVADPAQRISIPEIRNHEWFLRNLPADLMVENTMNNQFEEPDQPMQSIEEIMQIISEATIPAAGTQSLNQYLTGSLDIDDDDMDEDLETDPDLDIDSSGEIVYAM; encoded by the exons ATGGATCGTTCTGCTATGACTGTTGGGCCAGGAATGGATATGCCGATCATGCATGACAGTGACAGGTATGAGCTGGTCCGTGATATTGGGTCTGGGAATTTTGGGGTGGCAAGGCTCATGAGAGACAAGCACACTGAGGAGCTTGTTGCTGTCAAGTATATTGAGAGAGGTGATAAG ATAGATGAAAATGTACGAAGGGAAATTATAAATCACAGATCACTGAGGCATCCCAATATTGTCAGGTTCAAGGAG GTAATATTGACCCCTACACATTTGGCTATTGTGATGGAATACGCTTCTGGAGGAGAGTTATTTGAGCGGATATGCAATGCAGGACGGTTTAGTGAGGATGAG GCACGCTTCTTCTTCCAACAACTTATATCAGGGGTTAGCTACTGTCATGCAATG CAAGTATGCCATCGTGACTTGAAGTTGGAGAACACATTGCTGGATGGTAGTCCAGCTCCTCGTTTGAAGATTTGTGATTTTGGGTATTCGAAG TCCTCTGTGCTACATTCACAACCTAAATCTACTGTTGGTACCCCTGCATACATTGCTCCTGAAGTTTTGCTTAAGAAGGAATATGACGGCAAG ATTGCAGATGTGTGGTCTTGTGGGGTGACCTTATATGTCATGTTGGTGGGTGCATATCCTTTTGAGGATCCAGAGGAACCTAAAAATTTCCGGAAGACAATTCAT AGGATTTTGAAAGTCCAGTACTCAATTCCTGATTATGTTCATATATCTCCCGAGTGCCGTCATCTAATCTCAAGGATCTTTGTGGCAGACCCTGCACAG AGAATAAGTATTCCCGAGATTCGAAATCACGAGTGGTTTTTGAGGAACCTGCCGGCTGATCTTATGGTCGAGAACACAATGAACAACCAGTTTGAGGAGCCTGATCAACCAATGCAGAGCATTGAAGAAATCATGCAGATAATCAGTGAGGCTACAATTCCTGCAGCCGGAACTCAGTCTCTCAACCAGTATCTTACCGGTAGCTTGGACATTGATGATGACGACATGGATGAGGACCTAGAGACGGATCCCGACCTCGACATTGATAGCAGTGGAGAAATAGTTTATGCAATGTAA
- the LOC114403394 gene encoding pentatricopeptide repeat-containing protein At2g15820, chloroplastic-like: MRSTFTLFRSLALSLPHLPWPRPFLFPRPRQFPRLAVTAPESEVLRSAEAEARGPEVEMEVLELSAVPEEWRRARVAWLCKELPAHKAGTLVRILNAQKKWMRQEDATYVLVHCLRVRENETAFKVYKWMMQRNWYRFDFALATKLADYMGKERKFSKCREVFDDIINQGRVPSESTFHILVVAYLSAPVQGCLDEACSIYNRMIQLGGYQPRLSLHSSLFKALVSNPGILSKNYLKQAEFIYHHLVTTGLDVHKEIYGGLIWLHSYQDSIDKERIAELREAMLRAGFEEDREVLLSILRACAREGEVDEAEKTWVKLLKFESEPPALAFVYKMEVYSKVGMPMKSLDIFREMQSKLGRTDVAAYNQIIEILCKAQESELAESIMEDFVRSGLKPVTPSYVYLLSMYFTLELHDKLEEAFYQCLEKCRPNCTLYSIYLNSLVKIGNIDKAEDIFNQMNRDATIGVNARSCNIILSGYLSSGNHLKAEKVYDFMCLKKYEIKSPLMEKLDYILSLKRKVVKRPISLKLSKEQREILIGLLLGGLQIDSDDQRRNHIIRFDFDRNSGSHYVLKSHIYHQFYEWLHPTCKPGDNSENIPDKFCTIASSHFGFYADQFWSKGEPTIPKLVHRWLSPCVLAYWYMYGGHRNSSGDILLKIKGSREGVENIVRKFKAMSMDCKVKRKGRVFWIGILGSNSTWFWKLVEPYIKEDEEFSEAGDETKEQDTEKTEDINFNSDSDE, translated from the exons ATGCGCTCCACCTTCACCCTCTTCCGATCTCTCGCGCTCTCTCTTCCCCACCTCCCATGGCCGCGCCCCTTTCTCTTCCCGCGCCCCCGCCAGTTCCCTCGCCTCGCCGTGACGGCGCCGGAGAGTGAGGTTCTCCGGTCGGCGGAGGCGGAGGCGAGGGGGCCGGAGGTGGAGATGGAGGTGTTGGAGCTGAGCGCGGTGCCGGAGGAGTGGCGGAGGGCGAGGGTGGCGTGGCTCTGCAAGGAGCTGCCAGCGCACAAGGCGGGGACTCTGGTGAGGATACTGAACGCGCAGAAGAAGTGGATGAGGCAGGAAGACGCCACATATGTCCTCGTCCACTGCCTCCGCGTTCGCGAGAACGAAACCGCATTCAAG GTATACAAATGGATGATGCAACGAAATTGGTATCGATTTGATTTTGCTCTTGCTACCAAGCTAGCAGATTACATGGGTAAAGAGCGAAAGTTTTCAAAGTGCCGTGAGGTATTTGATGATATTATCAATCAAGGCCGTGTTCCTAGTGAGTCAACATTCCATATATTAGTTGTTGCTTATCTTAGTGCTCCTGTTCAAGGTTGTTTGGATGAAGCATGCAGCATTTACAATCGTATGATTCAGTTGGGTGGTTACCAACCCCGTCTTAGCTTACATAGTTCCCTCTTCAAAGCTCTTGTAAGCAATCCGGGGATCTTGTCAAAGAATTACCTTAAGCAAGCTGAGTTTATATATCATCATTTGGTTACAACTGGCCTTGATGTGCATAAAGAAATTTATGGGGGCCTAATTTGGCTGCATAGCTATCAGGATTCCATAGATAAAGAAAGGATAGCAGAATTGAGGGAAGCAATGCTACGTGCTGGATTTGAGGAGGACAGAGAGGTACTATTATCTATCTTGAGGGCTTGTGCAAGGGAGGGGGAGGTGGATGAAGCTGAAAAAACTTGGGTCAAACTTCTCAAGTTTGAAAGTGAACCCCCAGCTCTggcttttgtgtataaaatggAAGTCTACTCAAAGGTTGGCATGCCGATGAAGTCATTGGATATATTTAGGGAAATGCAGTCAAAACTAGGTAGAACAGATGTTGCCgcatataatcaaataatagaGATACTATGCAAAGCACAAGAATCAGAATTGGCAGAATCAATCATGGAAGATTTTGTCAGGAGTGGTCTGAAGCCTGTTACGCCATCATATGTTTATTTACTAAGCATGTACTTCACTTTGGAATTACATGATAAATTGGAAGAGGCATTCTACCAGTGCTTGGAGAAATGTCGTCCAAATTGTACTTTATACAGTATATATCTGAATTCTTTGGTGAAAATAGGTAATATTGACAAGGCCGAGGATATATTTAACCAAATGAATCGTGATGCGACTATCGGTGTTAATGCTCGATCATGTAACATCATCTTAAGTGGATACCTCTCTTCGGGAAACCACTTAAAGGCAGAGAAGGTCTATGACTTTATGTGTCTAAAAAAGTATGAAATTAAATCCCCATTAATGGAAAAGCTTGACTATATCCTGAGCTTGAAAAGGAAAGTTGTTAAAAGACCAATAAGCCTGAAGTTAAGCAAAGAGCAGAGAGAAATCTTGATTGGGTTGCTTTTAGGTGGTTTGCAGATTGATTCTGATGACCAAAGGAGGAATCACATTATTCGTTTTGATTTTGATAGAAATTCTGGCAGCCATTATGTCCTGAAGAGTCATATATATCACCAGTTTTATGAGTGGCTGCATCCTACTTGTAAGCCAGGTGACAATAGTGAAAACATACCGGATAAGTTTTGCACCATTGCAAGCTCTCATTTTGGCTTTTATGCAGATCAGTTTTGGTCAAAAGGTGAACCCACAATTCCAAAACTAGTCCATAGATGGTTGTCACCATGTGTTCTGGCATACTGGTACATGTATGGGGGCCATCGAAATTCATCAGGGGATATTTTGCTGAAAATAAAGGGAAGTCGTGAGGGTGTTGAGAACATTGTCAGAAAATTTAAAGCCATGTCCATGGATTGCAAAGTCAAGAGGAAAGGAAGGGTTTTTTGGATTGGTATTCTGGGAAGCAATTCAACTTGGTTCTGGAAATTGGTTGAGCCATATatcaaagaagatgaagagttTTCTGAAGCAGGCGATGAGACAAAGGAGCAGGATACGGAGAAAACTGAAGATATTAACTTCAATAGTGATTCAGATGAATGA
- the LOC114403864 gene encoding myb family transcription factor EFM-like isoform X1: MGLVVPEEELSLDLRPSFVPKTITDFLCHLSTTPNASHKVSLLDDFVHRLELELAKIQAFKRELPLCMFLLNDAISALKVESEKCRACKSEPVFEEFIPLKKECDQRKEIEKEKECRDKKNWMSSFQLWNNDDKADNNNNAYECDKKHNYRVENKNNGEKRKSVTKDLFQYGRIRNGEKGFVIPFSSYPATKEEKEDCVANGLSLQTPGTAVKSTREGSGCRTSSCRVGSSAPSPLHQPQSSRKQRRCWSPELHSRFIKALEVLGGSQAATPKQIRELMRVDGLTNDEVKSHLQKYRLHTQRVPVATAANFSRSAVDLGGLWMHNESLKGGSSGSPQGPLQLATQSGEATSQTEGDNMIDDDDVKSDL; the protein is encoded by the exons ATGGGTTTGGTGGTTCCTGAAGAAGAACTAAGCTTAGATTTGAGACCCTCTTTTGTTCCAAAAACCATCACTGATTTTCTCTGCCACCTTTCCACCACCCCAAATGCATCCCACAAGGTGTCCTTGCTCGATGACTTTGTCCACAGATTGGAACTCGAATTGGCCAAGATCCAAGCATTCAAACGCGAACTTCCTCTCTGCATGTTCCTCTTAAATGATG CAATTTCAGCTTTGAAGGTGGAATCAGAAAAATGCAGGGCTTGCAAGTCTGAGCCAGTGTTTGAGGAGTTCATTCCTCTGAAGAAAGAGTGTGATCAGAGGAAGGAAATTGAGAAGGAGAAGGAATGCAGGGACAAGAAGAATTGGATGAGTTCTTTTCAGCTTTGGAACAATGATGATAAAGctgataataataacaatgcATATGAATGTGACAAAAAACACAACTATAGAGTTGAAAACAAG AATaatggagaaaaaagaaaatctgtGACCAAGGACTTGTTCCAATATGGTAGAATTAGAAATGGAGAGAAGGGGTTTGTTATTCCTTTTTCCTCTTACCCTGCAACaaaggaagaaaaggaagatTGTGTTGCCAATGGACTTTCTCTTCAGACACCTGGAACTGCAGTGAAAAGCACTAGGGAGGGATCTGGTTGTAGAACCAGCTCTTGCAGGGTGGGTTCCTCCGCTCCTTCACCGCTGCATCAGCCACAAAGCAGCCGGAAACAAAGGCGGTGCTGGTCACCGGAGTTGCATAGCCGGTTTATTAAGGCTTTAGAGGTGCTTGGAGGTTCTCAAG CAGCTACTCCAAAGCAAATTAGGGAACTCATGAGGGTAGATGGCCTGACCAATGATGAAGTAAAGAGTCATTTACAA AAATACCGGCTTCATACACAGCGAGTTCCAGTTGCTACAGCTGCAAATTTTAGTCGGTCTGCTGTAGATCTTGGAGGCTTGTGGATGCACAATGAATCCTTGAAGGGTGGCAGTTCTGGTTCTCCTCAAGGCCCTCTCCAATTAGCCACACAATCGGGGGAAGCAACATCCCAAACAGAAGGTGACAACATgatagatgatgatgatgtaaaATCGGACTTATAA
- the LOC114403864 gene encoding myb family transcription factor EFM-like isoform X2 — protein MGLVVPEEELSLDLRPSFVPKTITDFLCHLSTTPNASHKVSLLDDFVHRLELELAKIQAFKRELPLCMFLLNDAISALKVESEKCRACKSEPVFEEFIPLKKECDQRKEIEKEKECRDKKNWMSSFQLWNNDDKADNNNNAYECDKKHNYRVENKNNGEKRKSVTKDLFQYGRIRNGEKGFVIPFSSYPATKEEKEDCVANGLSLQTPGTAVKSTREGSGCRTSSCRVGSSAPSPLHQPQSSRKQRRCWSPELHSRFIKALEVLGGSQATPKQIRELMRVDGLTNDEVKSHLQKYRLHTQRVPVATAANFSRSAVDLGGLWMHNESLKGGSSGSPQGPLQLATQSGEATSQTEGDNMIDDDDVKSDL, from the exons ATGGGTTTGGTGGTTCCTGAAGAAGAACTAAGCTTAGATTTGAGACCCTCTTTTGTTCCAAAAACCATCACTGATTTTCTCTGCCACCTTTCCACCACCCCAAATGCATCCCACAAGGTGTCCTTGCTCGATGACTTTGTCCACAGATTGGAACTCGAATTGGCCAAGATCCAAGCATTCAAACGCGAACTTCCTCTCTGCATGTTCCTCTTAAATGATG CAATTTCAGCTTTGAAGGTGGAATCAGAAAAATGCAGGGCTTGCAAGTCTGAGCCAGTGTTTGAGGAGTTCATTCCTCTGAAGAAAGAGTGTGATCAGAGGAAGGAAATTGAGAAGGAGAAGGAATGCAGGGACAAGAAGAATTGGATGAGTTCTTTTCAGCTTTGGAACAATGATGATAAAGctgataataataacaatgcATATGAATGTGACAAAAAACACAACTATAGAGTTGAAAACAAG AATaatggagaaaaaagaaaatctgtGACCAAGGACTTGTTCCAATATGGTAGAATTAGAAATGGAGAGAAGGGGTTTGTTATTCCTTTTTCCTCTTACCCTGCAACaaaggaagaaaaggaagatTGTGTTGCCAATGGACTTTCTCTTCAGACACCTGGAACTGCAGTGAAAAGCACTAGGGAGGGATCTGGTTGTAGAACCAGCTCTTGCAGGGTGGGTTCCTCCGCTCCTTCACCGCTGCATCAGCCACAAAGCAGCCGGAAACAAAGGCGGTGCTGGTCACCGGAGTTGCATAGCCGGTTTATTAAGGCTTTAGAGGTGCTTGGAGGTTCTCAAG CTACTCCAAAGCAAATTAGGGAACTCATGAGGGTAGATGGCCTGACCAATGATGAAGTAAAGAGTCATTTACAA AAATACCGGCTTCATACACAGCGAGTTCCAGTTGCTACAGCTGCAAATTTTAGTCGGTCTGCTGTAGATCTTGGAGGCTTGTGGATGCACAATGAATCCTTGAAGGGTGGCAGTTCTGGTTCTCCTCAAGGCCCTCTCCAATTAGCCACACAATCGGGGGAAGCAACATCCCAAACAGAAGGTGACAACATgatagatgatgatgatgtaaaATCGGACTTATAA
- the LOC114402825 gene encoding uncharacterized protein LOC114402825 — translation MGLKFTHGVVILIVISASMFSVSMANKDWSFGFNYTDWWSRFGNHPQNKTQQQPRQILVGGSEHWHYGFNYTDWAFKTAPFYLNDTLVFKYDAPNATSFPHSVYMFKSFGSFLKCDIKKAKMLANPTQGSGEGFKFVLKKWQPHYFACGERNGFHCNNGTMKFAVMPMFRPFWKWP, via the exons ATGGGTCTGAAGTTTACACATGGAGTGGTGATATTAATTGTTATAAGTGCTTCAATGTTTTCAGTGAGCATGGCCAACAAGGATTGGTCCTTTGGTTTCAACTACACTGATTGGTGGTCTAGATTTGGGAATCATCCTCAAAACAAAACACAGCAACAACCCAGGCAAATTCTCGTGGGTGGCTCAGAGCATTGGCACTACGGTTTCAACTACACCGATTGGGCCTTCAAGACTGCCCCATTTTACCTCAATGATACTCTAG TTTTCAAATATGATGCTCCAAATGCCACCAGTTTCCCACACAGTGTGTACATGTTCAAAAGTTTTGGGAGCTTCTTGAAGTGTGACATTAAAAAGGCTAAGATGCTAGCAAATCCCACACAAGGTTCGGGAGAGGGCTTCAAGTTTGTGTTGAAGAAGTGGCAGCCTCACTACTTTGCCTGTGGTGAGAGAAATGGCTTCCATTGCAACAACGGTACCATGAAGTTCGCTGTGATGCCAATGTTTCGTCCCTTCTGGAAGTGGCCTTGA